The following coding sequences are from one Melospiza melodia melodia isolate bMelMel2 chromosome 2, bMelMel2.pri, whole genome shotgun sequence window:
- the MRPL51 gene encoding large ribosomal subunit protein mL51: MAAAAALLLRAAGRALLGRATLLPCAERGFSDCGGARWAPVRPGLPVPLSSPLAGLTRPIRIKEPPKRKPVDRWTKKRALFGVYDNVGILGGFQIHPKNLIMGPTWLRGWRGNELQRCLRKKRMVGDRMFAEDYHKLNKRIRYLYRRFNRTGKHR; encoded by the exons atggcggcggcggcagcgctgcTGCTGCGGGCGGCGGGCCGGGCCCTGCTGGGCCGTGCCACTCTCCTGCCCTGCGCCGAGCGGGGCTTTAGCGACTGCGGCGGGGCGCGCTGGGCGCCCGTGCGGCCCGGCCTCCCCGTGCCGCTGTCCTCGCCCCTGGCAGGGCTCACCCGGCCCATCCGCATCAAGGAGCCGCCCAAGCGCAAGCCGGTAGATCGGTGGACGAAGAAGCGGGCCTTGTTCGGGGTGTATGATAACGTGGGGATCCTGG GCGGCTTCCAGATCCACCCGAAGAATCTCATCATGGGGCCCACCTGGCTGCGAGGCTGGCGGGGGAACGAGCTGCAGAGGTGCCTCCGCAAGAAGCGCATGGTGGGCGATCGGATGTTTGCAGAGGACTATCACAAACTCAACAAGAGGATCCGCTACTTGTACAGGCGCTTCAACCGCACCGGAAAGCACCGCTAG